Part of the Carassius carassius chromosome 20, fCarCar2.1, whole genome shotgun sequence genome, atagaaataaatacaatatatgtctataaaaaattaaaacattctaAACATTCATAAAAACTGTAACAGTAgatcaatgatactaaaacaacactggatTCCTTTGTGTTTGTCTCTGTAGGTGATGGACATTGCAAAGCTCATGAAGGCGTACATCAGTCTAATAGTGAAGAAACGTTTCAGCACTTGTCAATCCATCAGCAGCCACGGCAGCAACTGGTGATCTCTCACTGCTGACAAACACTTCTCATAATTGTGCCTTTGAGGTTAAGCCTCGTCAACCTGGACAGTTTAATTACGAATTCACAAAAAAGTGACCCTTCAGTGCTGAGTGCAAAAAAACCAAAGACAATATAATGAGACACTTTCACGACAGACACTATCATGTTCCCACAGACATACATTGAGTTGTTGTGCTTGAAACTGTGCAACACACACGTCTGTTCACTGAGCCCCACATTTAAGTCGTCCAGTTGCATTTCTTTGGAATTCTGCAGGCAGAACGTCCAGTCCAAAATAACTAGCGCTCAAATCcagtgcctttaaaaaaaaacacacacagaaatctGCACACATATGCCCTTTAAGTCTGTTATATATGTGCAATGTTTATAATGTATGTTATATATTTCTGAGGAGctgtatattttataaacattttttgctGAACTGCAGGATTGTGATAATACTATTGGATTTACTCCCTCTGGTCCTGATATTTTGCTACTGTAAGactttaaaaacactaaaacaacaGGAAAATCTTTCTCATTTTGTATCTTTACTGTGCATTTGTTTATAggcaataaatataacaaaattcaAAGACTCTTACATTCATTCAAATGTTCATCCAAGTTTGCTCTGTGAAGTGCAGAACGGGTTTCTCTGACAGAAGACCTTCTCATTTAACACTTTTTACATCTCTGGGACATCTGAATGAATCTTTTGTAGGCTATGCTAATCAGCTAGCGCGAACGCTGGAAGGCTGTAATCAGAAGTCATTTAAACGCTGATCAAGTTTCAAGAACAGAATCGGAATGTTTCCAGATGGAATCCATGAACTTTTTAGTATTCCTGTAATGATTTGCATTTTCAGTGTAGACTTGAGCTGCTTAGGAAGATTTTTAATGTGCTTatgatgttaaaaatattttttattatttcactcctaacattttatattacatttatatagtctTCGATAGCTTCTGAAATCGCTCCTCCAGGGCTTGGTATCTTAAGGGCACAATGGTTAAAATGCTTACCAGCATCATAATATCTAACCACCAACTCCATTTCTTCATGAATTTTGTATGAGTCTAGACTAATAGTCCAAAGTCAGTTCGTTTTTTGCTGGAATATACGCATAATGAGATGTAGGGCACTTAAGCATTGACAGATGACAGTGTGTAAGATCTTTCTGAGGGTCATTTAAAATCAGGTGGGAATAGAATAAATTGACATGGATGCTTACAACAGAATCCACTGCAGCAAAAGTTATTGTTTGTTAAACTTTTACAATCCTTTTGGGTTTCTCCCCTACCTCCTTGGCATAAATCTCTGAagtcttttgtttttaatgtagagTAGTACAGGAGCTGTGTGGTTTTCAGATTGTATGCAGAAAATTTAGatccaactttttttctttttctctgcatTTTATGTAAGTCCAAAAAGGTAGTTGCAACTCACAATTCAGAacctttttatttaaatcctgagtttttatctcacaattcagatttttttttttttatcagaattgcaaaatataaactgaGAATTGTAATAGATCACAATTCTGAGAACAAAAGTCTGATCTGGGAGATGTAAATTTGTAACTTGAGAATATCAGAATTGTGACATGTTGAAATacctttaaatgttttcattctgtggtggaaacaaaaaacagaattgcGAGACGTAAATCTCAGGACTGTGAGCGAATTAGGGGTTTGTCTTGCAATCCTGAATTGTGAGACAATAAGTTGCcaattaccatttttattttttattccatcaCAGAAATGGGTTTCTATAGTATTTCCTCTGCTTTAGCTTGTTTCATAATCTATCTTTTATAATAAACCTGCCAAGATATGTCAATATTGTTGGCTCTATGACAAATTgcctctctttggataaaagtgtctgctagaTGCATAAACCTAAAtcattagtaatatatatatatatatatatatatattttttttttatcattttctcaATTACTTTTGCTACCCCTTTGCAAATTTTCTATACTACTTACTTGTGAATTCAATATTTTCAGCCACATTGTCGTTATCGGTTATCGCTCATTTGTTTTGTATggctattcattcatttatttattttttaccatgcTGAATAAGCAAAGGGTAACAGCTGCTTCATATCCAATTTGAAAATACCATGAAGCTGCCACAAGGGCAAAATGTAATGATTGCACACATATGTCTGATTATGAGATAGTGGAAATGCGTCTAAATGTGAAAAAGCCTGTAACTGTGGTACCTGTACATTATGGTAGGTGAAGCATAATGAACCGAAGCTGTGTTAAGCTGTAGTTTATCAGTACTGAAATTAAGAACATAAACAACAGTTGGTTTAAAACAAACATTCATTTGTCTAACAGCAGTAATAAATTTTTTGTGCATTAtaagtctgtttgtgtgtggagaACTTCGCAGTCTTACTTCGATGCTCAAAGGCTGATCCAGAACTTCAGGCTGGAAACATCTGTTCAGTTTCAATACAACATCATTCTGTATTCAGTTCAGTTTGCGTATCTTCTAAAGTGCTTTTCTAGTAAGGCTCCTCCCAACATTGAGGCTCCTCCCACTAGTTAGCCACTCCCACAAAGGATGTTCGATTGGTCCCTGAATGAGTTTGATTTGGTGTTAAACTGACGTGACCCTAACGCCTTGCTCCTGCGgggagaggtcagaggtcacgttCAGGCACATGGAGAGGAAGCGAAGGGGGCATCGAGGAGATGACTCCAGTCGGGTGGTTTGTGATTGTGTGTTggagactgtatgtgtgtgtgtgagaggcagCCACAGGTTACGGTGCGGGCTATGTGTGTTCTCCAGGTCTCGGCTTTTATCGTAGTTCTGGACATCCCAAAAGAGATTAACAGCTCGCCAGCGCATCAGCACATTGTACACAGCACCACCTTCATGAACAATCAGACCTGAAACACAAGTGTATTATTTGCACGTCAACACACTTttagtagggctgggtattggAATAGGGTTCATGATTCAACTAGCTCGATTACGATTTAAATTCACTTTGATAATGATTTGTTTCTTTGTATGTATATAGtagaatacatttttacatttttcttaagGTAAAAAATCTATCCAACCCTTTCAGTTggtacattattataattattaaaggtTAAAATTAACAACAGTTTAAATTACTTTTTGGATATGATAAATCAACActatttacaaatataaaaattaggCAATTGAAAATAAggcaatttttatatttaatgatataattacatttctgtttcataaatgaaaaatgtactccaATTACATTgaagaaatataaacatttaaactagtggctgtcacaaaaacaaacatacattaaatatgttttacaaaagctctctagtttttttttctccttaaacTATGGACATAAAAGGCTTCTCTGAGGTAAATGTAACATTACGTGACATTGTTTGATAGCTATCGAGGtatgaatataaaataagtttttttctgaggtaaatgtaatgttatgtgacattgtttacaagctgttACTTTACATCTTTCCGCGGTTGAAACACTGCTTAAATGATTCATGAGACATGATACATTTCATTAAGTTGTTTCTTAAACATACCTGCTACAAATACGTTTTAATACCATTAAACGCATCAGCTGAAAACAATATAGACAACCCTGATAGCACATGTCTATTTGACgtatgcatttacatctgcaagaggttttttttttttttgagtatttgcTCATCTGCAAGATCATGGGATTTAAGAATCGATATCAGTTCACTGAAATGAAGATtgattaaaatcatttaatttatattgtcGACCCAGCCCTACTTTACAGGGTATTTTAAGATTTGTCAGAAATAGTTAAATTGACATGTACCCACAAAATATGCATATTAGCTTGAAAAAATTGCGTTGTATATGGAATAATGTGGTTTTAGTGCATAAATGTGTCTCACCGATACACACAAGGTCCATGACTGCATACATGCCGTAACAGATCTGGAACAGGATGTCACTGCGTTGCCATAGTGCCTCTGGGCTCAGTGCTGACCACAGCAGCCATGATACACTGGCCAACAGGAAGATGCCGCCCAGCAACACTGCAATAACCTGAACCTTCTCCACCAGAGTCATGGTGACAGTCTGCCACTGGTTAAACATACAAACACGGTCACCAATTCATGCCCCAGACTGAGACTAAACACTAAAGTACACAACAACACTTCAAACGAACAGATTTGAAAACACCTGCCATCATACCCTTGGTAGTGGTCACAGAGAAAAACATTAAATGACTGAGTCATGTAATGCATTTCAGCTTTAATATGATCACAAATgcgaaaaaaaaactgtttaatttaAAATCCAGTCACCATTGGTGagtcaaaaacaataacaaacaaagCACAAGCTGTGGTGTCTGATTAGCAAACAAATGACTCTGATCTAGTTCATTTTATTGAGTCAGTCAAAACAAAATTGCCAAActacaactataatgataacgaAACCTAGTAGCGATGTTATTGGAATCcttttagaataattttttttcctgctgatgaatgataaaaacattgacagccgtTCTAAAACAATTCACCCAAATTTAAAGCGATTTTAAAGCAGCAGACAAAAGTGCATTGcaaacctataataatacataaattttATATGGCGGCTTTAAAAGTTGCTTTCTCAACACTAGATTCTGTTGGACACTAATATAATTCTCGTTACAGTTATCTTTATCATTTTTGGTGTGAACGGGACTTGAAGTGAAATGATCCGAGCCATTACTGACTCCCTCACTGAATCTTGAATCAGGAACCGTTAGTGTGATGTACACAATACAATACATTAGACTTACgtttttcattgttgtttttttaaacaatcatAAATATTCTTAAGAGTAACATAGCACAAATATAATTTGAATCACTAGAGTGACAGCTTTAAATGGGAACTAAAGCACATCTGAATAACAACCGAGCAATTCTGCAATTTGTAACTATAGTTGGTTCTTAAATGCTTAACTTTAAGAATCATTTTCTTAGTCTAAAGCCCTGACCGATATATCATATatctcagtgtgtgtttgtttacctgTTGTGGTGGTTTGATATGTATAGGCAGGATGTTGAATCTATAGTTGCAGAGTTCACAGCTCCAGGAGCCCTTCTCACTGATCCACTTGAGCAGACACTGCTGATGAGCATGTCGGACAGATCCGGCACAGCGACACGGGCTCAGCAGCTCCCCctacagccaatcacaacacacaccgacATTTCAATCAGCCAATCAAAAAATAAAGTCAGATAAGAGACAGATTCAGCTGAGCTGATGATTCACTGATGTACGATTGTTTTATTGTATGCCTTTGCAGATGAGTTGAGGGTCGAGGTTGTGGAACCTGGAACAATTGGGCAGATGAGCTGTTTCGTCTAAATGAGTAGAACATTTGGAGTGAATGAGACACTATACACATAGTGACAGAGAGTCATCTATGTGAGTGGATGGGAAATGATTCATCTGTGCGTTCATGAATAATTTCAGAAACATCCTCATTTAGAACTATAATGAGTCTGAAAGAGtggaacacattcacacacacttacagacacacaaacacaaggcgCCTGGAGGAAGTACATTAGCTGCAGGAAGTGAAGAGCATTAGACATGAATGGCGCAGCAGGTATTCTAATGGATCTCaccatctctctcacacacacaccacactgtCTGTTTAAAGCATTAAGAATCATTGAGGTTTCCGATATTCTAATAATTGCATTAATTATGTAGGCCTATAATAAATGTTAAAGGTGTTTGCAAGGTTTATATTTCTCAGACTGTCCTAACGCAGCTGGATTTATGAACTGCTTTGACTGACGTAGAACCAACATCAGGACAGGACATCcaaatttaaaatttgattactGGCCTTGCACCAAAAGGACTCAGGTTCTCCAATTCTTCTGTTTTACCTGAATCATATAGAAATAAAAGATTTGGTGATGCTGCTTTCAGCCATCATACTCCACGCTGCTGGAACAAACTTCTGGAAAATGTGAGATGTTCAGAAAACATTTagagttttaaattattatttttttaggctGGCTTTCTTGTAATGTCTTATAACATAGAATTCttacattttatgattttagtacttgtttttatatcactatttttttttattcatatccaagttttgttttattaatttattttttctattttatagtTACCTGTTACTTGTTTATAGTTATAGCTTTTGTCTGCCAAAAGCACCCTGAACTGCACttgtttgaaaatgtgtttcAAACATAAAATGTGATTGATTGGTTTATTGATTAACTAACAGGAAGCTGAAACTGAATTATGAATTTACTGAACttgtaattcaaataaattcataaCAGGTTGAAAAAAAATTTCTTCTCCccatacaaccccccccccccccaaaaaaaaacccacaaaaaacTACATTAGGTacctttttaatttttctatatataactatatatatttagaattatacaatatataataaattatgcaaaataaataattacagtcGTGTAcattttattgcaatttaattGATTTAGTATGTTTACTCTTTCGATGCTTGTGATGTTGAAGTCGCTCgggtaaaagcatctgctaaatgaataaattgctgttttacctcaattcaaattcagtccAAGTGCAGTTattgaattggaatttaaaaggtTCGGTTCTATTCCGAAAGGCGCCCAATCTAGCAACAACCAAAGACGTCGATGTGACGCATATATTCATAGACCGACAATAAATAACGCAAACGGAACGAATGATGGGCCCGAATTCACCTGCTCGGCTCCTTGAAAGCAGATCCGACAGCCTGGAGTCGGGATGCAACTCTCGTTGCTGCAACTGGAGCCCACCGTTTCCGTTTTCCTCGCGCTCTGCCCGACGATGTCCTCGGCCGGTGTGTGCGTCGCTGGCCGCGCGTACCCCTCGCTCTCGATCTCTGTGATCGGATCACCCGCTGTCGGTGTTTGAGCTCCAGGGCCCGACTGCAGGTCATCCTCGCTGAGCTCGCTATCGCTCTTCAGCACCGTTTGGACCTGATACTCTGCGGCGGCGACGGTAACGGTGGCGCCTCCCGGTGGTTTATCCACCGTCTGCACGTGCAACGGACCCGCCTCTGCGTGCTCATCCATGAATGACGGCACTGGGATCAGAATGAAATAGCAAAATTAGGGGTTTGAGTTCTTACGGGCCTCTGTCAGATTTTCCACGGCTCTTCTCTCCTCTGGGACGCATAGGTCTGGCCATAGATCTGCGTCTCAAACCGCTTGCGTTCTCAGAAAGGCACTCGCTTTTGTTGAAAGTTGCAGATGTCCAGGATGTGCGGCGCGATGTGCTTGCTGTCTCGTATAGTGAACGCAGCTTTTCCCCGGAAGACACATTTCCATCCAGGCGCGGTGCAGAAACACCGAGCAGTGAAGGCACGAAACACGCAAAACCACACAGCCAACCTTCACAAAAGAATCAGATGTACCGGTTGAGTGTGTGCGTGTTGAGACAGCGAGTAAAGATGAGCGACGAATCTGTTTCTGACCGGAAAGTCATTTGGGTAACTGCTCTGTGATGGACCCGCGAGCCACCCGCCCCCGAGCCACGCGCGCTTTGCGCTTATTGCCCTTTCCGAGATTTACCGTGGTAACCGTAGTTACCGGTTGGATAAAACGCTGGTCATTTGATAGCTGAAATAACAGCCACACCTATGAAACAAATAAGTAGAAAGACTCTGAAAGTATCTTATGGGGGTATGATAGCTTACAGGTAGCCTACCTTTTCATGTTCAGGTGGATTTTTAAACATTCAGTAGGCTATTATCAGGAATTGTATTCAGTGCCATATAGCTAAATAGCATAAATAGCTATAGCCTAAAATATATTTTGCCATTTGCCTTTAGAGCAGTGACAAAGTTATTTAGACATtaacattttatcattattattattattattatgatttattacgAAGCAACTGAATTTCAGTAAAGTTCAAGAATTTacttatataaagaaaaaaaatagaaaggaaAGGAAGTGTAAGGCTGTATTATTGATATGCTTAATAGCAttagaaataaacaataaataaatacaaaagtaaaaaacaacaacaacaacaacataagtAACAGTATTGTATTCCTTTGGCAAATTCaagcttattatattttattaggaatatatatatatatatatatatatatatatatatatatatatatatatatgtatattacatttacatttattcatttagcagacgcttttatccaaagcgacttacagatgaggacagtggaagcaatcaaaaacaacaaaaagagcaatgatatataagtgctataacttataatatatatatatatatatatatatatatatatatatatatatatatatatatatattcttttataatatatatattatatatattataatatatatgtatatatatatacatatatacacacatatatatatatatatacacacacacacacatatatatatatatatatatatatatatatatatatatatatatatatatatatatatatatatatatatatatatattcagtgttggggaataactcaaattacataatttaattagtctacaaaataaatgtatgctacaatgtaaaaaaaaaaaagaaaaaaatgtgacatttatggtaaaataccgacagctgtggttgccagaacttcaccgttaaaaatatggtagcaacattttatgttttacagaCTTAAATTTAATTcacaataaaatactgtatttcattaactgatcTAATGTTCTAATGTTAATAAACCAACATGAAGTACTAATATCTGTAATGCACTAATAACCACCAAAAactggtggtgatgagaaagtaaCATAATGATTCAAACCTCATCACTAACAGTTCTTCCACAAGCAGAgaagaatatgaatatgaataaatgaatgaaaatatacatatacatatatatacatatatacatacatatatactatatacacatatatacatatatatagaagatgcacagtgtcattcacacaaacactaaacaccatcatggtaacacatgatactgaaataatgcattaaacattaatttaacaactttAGATGAAAGATAAAACCCTAAAGcggctattcaaatcttgccctggaggaccagtgcactgcagagtttagctcctaTCCTAATCAAGCACTCCTGAgcctgttaatcaatgtctttTGGATAATTAggaaatcacaggtaggtgggtttgatcagggttggagcgaAACTCTGTAGTGCACTGACCCTCcggggcaagatttgaataaccctgccctaatgtacacaactgataaaaaaaaaaaactaagaagaaacatagttatttcaatgaaaaaatcataaaatatgaagtgtcatgcagggaattctgggagtgtCAATTTACGTTTTTAcgttattttactgtaaaaatacatgaaatgttaCAGTTATTCACCGTATAGTACTGAAACTTACTGATAAcaaattaacaggtttttactgtagcatttttacagtctttt contains:
- the LOC132096196 gene encoding E3 ubiquitin-protein ligase MARCHF11-like; protein product: MDEHAEAGPLHVQTVDKPPGGATVTVAAAEYQVQTVLKSDSELSEDDLQSGPGAQTPTAGDPITEIESEGYARPATHTPAEDIVGQSARKTETVGSSCSNESCIPTPGCRICFQGAEQGELLSPCRCAGSVRHAHQQCLLKWISEKGSWSCELCNYRFNILPIHIKPPQQWQTVTMTLVEKVQVIAVLLGGIFLLASVSWLLWSALSPEALWQRSDILFQICYGMYAVMDLVCIGLIVHEGGAVYNVLMRWRAVNLFWDVQNYDKSRDLENTHSPHRNLWLPLTHTHTVSNTQSQTTRLESSPRCPLRFLSMCLNVTSDLSPQEQGVRVTSV